The Xiphophorus hellerii strain 12219 chromosome 5, Xiphophorus_hellerii-4.1, whole genome shotgun sequence genome window below encodes:
- the LOC116719874 gene encoding E3 ubiquitin-protein ligase DTX1-like isoform X3, whose protein sequence is MLLASAVVVWEWLNEHGRWRPYSPAVSHQIEAAIRSSDPRGGSVVLGQVDSRLSPYIIDLQSMHQFRQDTGTIRPVRRTFYDPASAPGQGWQWEWENDAGTWTPYDMEVAIAIESAHSRQQTCLDLTPLGFCYLIDFKNMTQVNRQSQRCRRIQRRADLAYPLVSGPLPVPKGGAVGGGGGLTGALLGVGVSGASMGVGGPVTSNGGLPVLGLGQPCSCQQCMLVLSVKSGAGAAAGAAAAFQTLNRRALTMQRPKNLAPPALRPLSPSKSATLGRGLQQSPAYYQTLPHGLAITKNTASPRRNAQLFAQSLAALTAGASSMGLSTPSSRPPPPALPPPQPPASNQNPPSIPPKLSSSSSSATEPVPTATLITPASGVTTPPSPVPSPSPVVMKPQRTPSSTAACHAPLPQRSSLAGLSRPALQRIAMAQSRALIASGVPTVPVKNLNGSSPVHPALAGITGILMSAAALPVCLTRPPKLVLHPPPVSKSDIKPVPGFNHSCRKTTKKQVRKGKTPEEVVKKYLQKVKSPPEEDCTICMEPLGGPSGYKGPGVGPVSKAESVGRLAQCGHQYHFQCLVAMYNNGNKDGSLQCPTCKTIYGVKTGNQPAGKMEYHVIPHSLPGHPDCKSIRIIYNIPPGIQGPEHPNPGKPFTARGFPRHCYLPDSEKGRKVLRLLLVAWDRRLIFSVGTSSTTGESDTVIWNEVHHKTEFGSNLTGHGFPDPGHLDNVLEELRAQGITEEDALVEK, encoded by the exons ATGCTCCTGGCCTCCGCTGTGGTGGTGTGGGAATGGCTCAACGAGCACGGCCGGTGGCGGCCCTACAGCCCCGCCGTCTCCCACCAGATCGAGGCGGCCATCCGGAGCAGCGACCCCCGCGGAGGGAGCGTGGTCCTCGGCCAGGTCGACAGCAGGCTCTCGCCGTACATCATCGACCTCCAGTCCATGCACCAGTTCAGACAAGACACAG GAACCATCCGTCCGGTCCGGAGGACCTTCTACGACCCGGCCTCCGCCCCGGGTCAGGGCTGGCAGTGGGAGTGGGAGAACGACGCGGGAACCTGGACGCCGTACGACATGGAGGTGGCCATCGCCATCGAGAGCGCCCACAGCCGCCAGCAGACCTGCCTGGACCTGACGCCGCTGGGCTTCTGCTACCTCATCGACTTTAAGAACATGACGCAG GTGAACCGGCAGAGCCAGCGGTGCCGGCGGATCCAGCGGCGCGCCGACCTGGCCTACCCGCTGGTGTCCGGCCCGCTGCCCGTCCCCAAAGGAGGCGCggtgggaggaggagggggccTGACAGGGGCCCTGCTGGGCGTCGGGGTATCTGGGGCCAGCATGGGGGTGGGAGGCCCCGTCACCTCTAACGGCGGCCTGCCGGTTCTGGGTCTGGGCCAGCCGTGTTCCTGCCAGCAGTGCATGCTGGTCCTGAGCGTGAAGAGCGgtgcaggagctgcagcaggcGCTGCAGCGGCCTTCCAGACTCTGAACAGGCGGGCTCTAACCATGCAGCGCCCCAAGAACTTGGCCCCCCCCGCGTTGCGCCCCCTCAGCCCGTCTAAGTCGGCAACTCTGGGGCGGGGCCTGCAGCAGAGCCCCGCCTACTACCAGACTCTGCCGCATGGCCTCGCCATCACCAAGAACACGGCGTCGCCGCGGAGGAACGCCCAGCTGTTCGCCCAGTCGCTGGCCGCCCTCACCGCCGGCGCCTCTTCCATGGGTCTCTCAACGCCTTCCAGCAGGCCACCGCCGCCTGCGCTGCCGCCGCCGCAGCCGCCCGCCTCCAACCAGAACCCGCCCTCTATTCCGCCCaagctctcctcctcctcttcctcagccaCAGAACCGGTACCGACCGCCACGCTGATCACCCCCGCCAGCGGCGTCACCACGCCCCCCTCCCCGGTGCCGTCTCCATCGCCCGTGGTGATGAAGCCGCAACGCACGCCATCGTCGACGGCGGCGTGCCACGCCCCCTTACCGCAGCGGTCCAGCTTGGCCGGGCTGAGCAGGCCGGCGCTGCAGAGGATCGCCATGGCGCAGTCCAGAGCGCTCATAGCCTCAGG CGTTCCCACCGTGCCGGTGAAGAACCTGAACGGGTCCAGCCCGGTCCACCCCGCGTTGGCCG GGATCACCGGGATCCTGATGAGCGCCGCGGCGCTGCCCGTGTGCCTGACCCGGCCGCCCAAGCTGGTGCTGCACCCCCCACCCGTCAGCAAGAGCGACATCAAGCCGGTACCGGGCTTCAACCACTCCTGCAGGAAGACCACCAAGAAGCAGGTCCGCAAAG gtaaAACTCCAGAGGAGGTTGTGAAGAAATACCTGCAGAAAGTAAAAAGTCCTCCAGAGGAG GACTGCACCATCTGCATGGAGCCACTTGGGGGCCCGTCCGGGTACAAAGGTCCGGGCGTTGGACCCGTCTCCAAGGCAGAGTCGGTGGGTCGGCTCGCCCAGTGCGGACACCAGTACCACTTCCAGTGTCTGGTGGCGATGTACAACAACGGCAACAAGGACGGCAG CCTCCAGTGTCCCACCTGTAAGACCATCTACGGCGTGAAGACCGGCAACCAGCCAGCCGGGAAGATGGAGTACCACGTCATCCCCCACTCCTTACCGGGTCACCCCGACTGCAAGAGCATCCGCATCATCTACAACATACCGCCAGGGATCCAG GGACCAGAGCACCCCAACCCGGGGAAGCCCTTCACTGCCAGAGGCTTCCCGCGACACTGCTACCTCCCAGACAGCGAGAAGGGACGCAAG GTTCTGAGGCTGCTGCTGGTGGCATGGGACCGCCGGCTCATCTTCTCCGTCGGAACCTCCAGCACCACGGGAGAATCCGACACCGTCATCTGGAACGAG GTCCACCACAAGACGGAGTTCGGGTCCAACCTGACGGGCCACGGATTCCCCGACCCGGGTCACCTGGACAACGTGTTAGAGGAGCTCCGAGCTCAGGGCATCACAGAGGAAGATGCACTGGTAGAGAagtga
- the LOC116719458 gene encoding uncharacterized protein LOC116719458 isoform X3 — MSPLICSGIFAILLVALTASEEVQHLTKKTGENVTFDLGVQDLKHDDHVVWSHGASSSVIYNVYIGKDQINQRRRFDLSLRTGSLTIHALSSGDADVYLGQIINGRGTRKRFNLTVEDPIPVTSDPPHNREPWVIAVIVIGCIFCVGLFSYALKTYFEKTRADLTSSSSSSL, encoded by the exons TTGCTTTGACTGCATCAGAGGAAGTTCAACACCTGACAAAGAAGACTGGTGAAAATGTCACCTTTGACCTTGGGGTCCAAGATCTGAAACATGACGACCATGTCGTCTGGTCGCACGGTGCCAGCAGCTCTGTGATCTACAACGTTTACATCGGAAAGGATCAGATCAACCAGCGGAGGAGATTTGACCTCAGCCTGAGAACCGGCTCGCTCACCATTCACGCTCTCTCTTCTGGAGACGCTGATGTTTACCTTGGACAGATCATCAACGGCAGAGGAACCAGAAAACGCTTCAACCTGACTGTAGAGG ATCCCATCccagtgacctctgacccccctCACAACAGGGAACCCTGGGTAATTGCAGTCATTGTGATTGGCTGCATCTTCTGTGTGGGACTCTTTAGTTACGCACTGAAGACATATTTTG AGAAGACCAGAGCTGAtctgaccagcagcagcagcagcagtttgtga
- the LOC116719874 gene encoding E3 ubiquitin-protein ligase DTX1-like isoform X2 translates to MATSNNMLLASAVVVWEWLNEHGRWRPYSPAVSHQIEAAIRSSDPRGGSVVLGQVDSRLSPYIIDLQSMHQFRQDTGTIRPVRRTFYDPASAPGQGWQWEWENDAGTWTPYDMEVAIAIESAHSRQQTCLDLTPLGFCYLIDFKNMTQVNRQSQRCRRIQRRADLAYPLVSGPLPVPKGGAVGGGGGLTGALLGVGVSGASMGVGGPVTSNGGLPVLGLGQPCSCQQCMLVLSVKSGAGAAAGAAAAFQTLNRRALTMQRPKNLAPPALRPLSPSKSATLGRGLQQSPAYYQTLPHGLAITKNTASPRRNAQLFAQSLAALTAGASSMGLSTPSSRPPPPALPPPQPPASNQNPPSIPPKLSSSSSSATEPVPTATLITPASGVTTPPSPVPSPSPVVMKPQRTPSSTAACHAPLPQRSSLAGLSRPALQRIAMAQSRALIASGVPTVPVKNLNGSSPVHPALAGITGILMSAAALPVCLTRPPKLVLHPPPVSKSDIKPVPGFNHSCRKTTKKQVRKGKTPEEVVKKYLQKVKSPPEEDCTICMEPLGGPSGYKGPGVGPVSKAESVGRLAQCGHQYHFQCLVAMYNNGNKDGSLQCPTCKTIYGVKTGNQPAGKMEYHVIPHSLPGHPDCKSIRIIYNIPPGIQGPEHPNPGKPFTARGFPRHCYLPDSEKGRKVLRLLLVAWDRRLIFSVGTSSTTGESDTVIWNEVHHKTEFGSNLTGHGFPDPGHLDNVLEELRAQGITEEDALVEK, encoded by the exons AT GGCCACCAGTAACAACATGCTCCTGGCCTCCGCTGTGGTGGTGTGGGAATGGCTCAACGAGCACGGCCGGTGGCGGCCCTACAGCCCCGCCGTCTCCCACCAGATCGAGGCGGCCATCCGGAGCAGCGACCCCCGCGGAGGGAGCGTGGTCCTCGGCCAGGTCGACAGCAGGCTCTCGCCGTACATCATCGACCTCCAGTCCATGCACCAGTTCAGACAAGACACAG GAACCATCCGTCCGGTCCGGAGGACCTTCTACGACCCGGCCTCCGCCCCGGGTCAGGGCTGGCAGTGGGAGTGGGAGAACGACGCGGGAACCTGGACGCCGTACGACATGGAGGTGGCCATCGCCATCGAGAGCGCCCACAGCCGCCAGCAGACCTGCCTGGACCTGACGCCGCTGGGCTTCTGCTACCTCATCGACTTTAAGAACATGACGCAG GTGAACCGGCAGAGCCAGCGGTGCCGGCGGATCCAGCGGCGCGCCGACCTGGCCTACCCGCTGGTGTCCGGCCCGCTGCCCGTCCCCAAAGGAGGCGCggtgggaggaggagggggccTGACAGGGGCCCTGCTGGGCGTCGGGGTATCTGGGGCCAGCATGGGGGTGGGAGGCCCCGTCACCTCTAACGGCGGCCTGCCGGTTCTGGGTCTGGGCCAGCCGTGTTCCTGCCAGCAGTGCATGCTGGTCCTGAGCGTGAAGAGCGgtgcaggagctgcagcaggcGCTGCAGCGGCCTTCCAGACTCTGAACAGGCGGGCTCTAACCATGCAGCGCCCCAAGAACTTGGCCCCCCCCGCGTTGCGCCCCCTCAGCCCGTCTAAGTCGGCAACTCTGGGGCGGGGCCTGCAGCAGAGCCCCGCCTACTACCAGACTCTGCCGCATGGCCTCGCCATCACCAAGAACACGGCGTCGCCGCGGAGGAACGCCCAGCTGTTCGCCCAGTCGCTGGCCGCCCTCACCGCCGGCGCCTCTTCCATGGGTCTCTCAACGCCTTCCAGCAGGCCACCGCCGCCTGCGCTGCCGCCGCCGCAGCCGCCCGCCTCCAACCAGAACCCGCCCTCTATTCCGCCCaagctctcctcctcctcttcctcagccaCAGAACCGGTACCGACCGCCACGCTGATCACCCCCGCCAGCGGCGTCACCACGCCCCCCTCCCCGGTGCCGTCTCCATCGCCCGTGGTGATGAAGCCGCAACGCACGCCATCGTCGACGGCGGCGTGCCACGCCCCCTTACCGCAGCGGTCCAGCTTGGCCGGGCTGAGCAGGCCGGCGCTGCAGAGGATCGCCATGGCGCAGTCCAGAGCGCTCATAGCCTCAGG CGTTCCCACCGTGCCGGTGAAGAACCTGAACGGGTCCAGCCCGGTCCACCCCGCGTTGGCCG GGATCACCGGGATCCTGATGAGCGCCGCGGCGCTGCCCGTGTGCCTGACCCGGCCGCCCAAGCTGGTGCTGCACCCCCCACCCGTCAGCAAGAGCGACATCAAGCCGGTACCGGGCTTCAACCACTCCTGCAGGAAGACCACCAAGAAGCAGGTCCGCAAAG gtaaAACTCCAGAGGAGGTTGTGAAGAAATACCTGCAGAAAGTAAAAAGTCCTCCAGAGGAG GACTGCACCATCTGCATGGAGCCACTTGGGGGCCCGTCCGGGTACAAAGGTCCGGGCGTTGGACCCGTCTCCAAGGCAGAGTCGGTGGGTCGGCTCGCCCAGTGCGGACACCAGTACCACTTCCAGTGTCTGGTGGCGATGTACAACAACGGCAACAAGGACGGCAG CCTCCAGTGTCCCACCTGTAAGACCATCTACGGCGTGAAGACCGGCAACCAGCCAGCCGGGAAGATGGAGTACCACGTCATCCCCCACTCCTTACCGGGTCACCCCGACTGCAAGAGCATCCGCATCATCTACAACATACCGCCAGGGATCCAG GGACCAGAGCACCCCAACCCGGGGAAGCCCTTCACTGCCAGAGGCTTCCCGCGACACTGCTACCTCCCAGACAGCGAGAAGGGACGCAAG GTTCTGAGGCTGCTGCTGGTGGCATGGGACCGCCGGCTCATCTTCTCCGTCGGAACCTCCAGCACCACGGGAGAATCCGACACCGTCATCTGGAACGAG GTCCACCACAAGACGGAGTTCGGGTCCAACCTGACGGGCCACGGATTCCCCGACCCGGGTCACCTGGACAACGTGTTAGAGGAGCTCCGAGCTCAGGGCATCACAGAGGAAGATGCACTGGTAGAGAagtga
- the LOC116719401 gene encoding E3 ubiquitin-protein ligase TRIM21-like, which translates to MSTASCLLSEDQFRCFICQNVFTDPASTPCGHNFCKTCVTENVCDNVPFQCPVCEKMFFPRPELEVNTLIAELLDEFRRSALRQNAEAEIPGPVSGHLFTKNRKIAILCGMVLLFILSSQVSRSPPLTEETEGKAKGIMEDIWTFSSAKRCQNLTSGQNRAAVGLLSAAQLEQIFTEVMKKETPRLLIRAELMRAKRYAVDVTLDPDTVHPKLILSDDGKQVSCCNPRGNLPHDPNRFLYFKFVLGEQSFSSGRFYFEVQVKGKTNWTIGVAKESVSRTDRVRLIPRSGFWSLTVRNQNEFFGLSSPPVPLSLKSGLEKVGVFVDYEEGLVFFYDVDAAALIFSFTGCFFTERLHPLFGPGHNNDGTNGAPLIITPVSTGPQ; encoded by the coding sequence ATGTCCACGGCCAGCTGTCTCCTATCTGAGGACCAGTTTCGGTGCTTCATCTGTCAGAATGTCTTCACGGATCCGGCCAGCACACCGTGCGGTCACAACTTCTGCAAGACCTGCGTCACAGAAAACGTGTGTGACAATGTCCCGTTTCAGTGTCCAgtgtgtgaaaagatgttcttCCCAAGACCGGAGCTGGAGGTCAACACTCTGATAGCTGAGCTGCTCGATGAGTTCAGAAGATCAGCTCTGCGCCAGAACGCAGAGGCAGAAATCCCAGGTCCAGTTAGCGGTCATCTCTtcactaaaaacagaaagattgcCATATTATGTGGCATGgttctcttatttattttatcctcTCAAGTCAGTCGCAGCCCTCCTCTAACAGAAGAAACTGAAGGGAAGGCAAAGGGAATCATGGAGGACATTTGGACATTTAGTTCAGCAAAGAGATGCCAGAATCTGACCTCTGGACAGAACCGGGCTGCGGTGGGTTTGCTCTCTGCCGCTCAGCTGGAGCAGATCTTCACTGAGGTGATGAAGAAGGAAACTCCCAGGCTGCTGATCCGAGCCGAGCTGATGAGAGCAAAACGCTACGCCGTGGATGTGACTCTTGATCCGGATACGGTTCATCCCAAACTCATCCTGTCGGATGATGGGAAACAAGTGAGCTGTTGTAACCCAAGGGGGAATCTCCCGCACGACCCAAACAggtttctgtattttaaatttgttttaggaGAGCAGAGCTTCTCCTCCGGCAGGTTTTACTTCGAGGTCCAGGTGAAAGGAAAGACGAACTGGACTATAGGAGTGGCCAAAGAGTCCGTCTCCCGGACGGATCGCGTCAGACTGATTCCCCGGTCCGGTTTCTGGTCCCTAACTGTGAGGAACCAAAACGAGTTCTTTGGTCTGTCTTCCCCTCCCGTCCCATTATCTCTGAAGTCTGGTCTGGAGAAGGTGGGGGTGTTTGTGGATTATGAAGAGGGTCTGGTCTTCTTTTATGATGTAGATGCTGCTGCTCTGATCTTCTCCTTCACTGGCTGCTTCTTCACTGAGAGACTCCACCCATTATTTGGTCCAGGTCATAACAACGATGGGACGAACGGGGCCCCTCTGATCATCACGCCTGTCTCCACTGgccctcagtaa
- the LOC116719874 gene encoding E3 ubiquitin-protein ligase DTX1-like isoform X1, with the protein MKEFVKVCSRSFGSGGRTQESNRATSNNMLLASAVVVWEWLNEHGRWRPYSPAVSHQIEAAIRSSDPRGGSVVLGQVDSRLSPYIIDLQSMHQFRQDTGTIRPVRRTFYDPASAPGQGWQWEWENDAGTWTPYDMEVAIAIESAHSRQQTCLDLTPLGFCYLIDFKNMTQVNRQSQRCRRIQRRADLAYPLVSGPLPVPKGGAVGGGGGLTGALLGVGVSGASMGVGGPVTSNGGLPVLGLGQPCSCQQCMLVLSVKSGAGAAAGAAAAFQTLNRRALTMQRPKNLAPPALRPLSPSKSATLGRGLQQSPAYYQTLPHGLAITKNTASPRRNAQLFAQSLAALTAGASSMGLSTPSSRPPPPALPPPQPPASNQNPPSIPPKLSSSSSSATEPVPTATLITPASGVTTPPSPVPSPSPVVMKPQRTPSSTAACHAPLPQRSSLAGLSRPALQRIAMAQSRALIASGVPTVPVKNLNGSSPVHPALAGITGILMSAAALPVCLTRPPKLVLHPPPVSKSDIKPVPGFNHSCRKTTKKQVRKGKTPEEVVKKYLQKVKSPPEEDCTICMEPLGGPSGYKGPGVGPVSKAESVGRLAQCGHQYHFQCLVAMYNNGNKDGSLQCPTCKTIYGVKTGNQPAGKMEYHVIPHSLPGHPDCKSIRIIYNIPPGIQGPEHPNPGKPFTARGFPRHCYLPDSEKGRKVLRLLLVAWDRRLIFSVGTSSTTGESDTVIWNEVHHKTEFGSNLTGHGFPDPGHLDNVLEELRAQGITEEDALVEK; encoded by the exons ATGAAGGAGTTTGTTAAAGTTTGCTCCAGAAGTTTTGGATCAGGAGGGAGGACGCAGGAGTCCAACAG GGCCACCAGTAACAACATGCTCCTGGCCTCCGCTGTGGTGGTGTGGGAATGGCTCAACGAGCACGGCCGGTGGCGGCCCTACAGCCCCGCCGTCTCCCACCAGATCGAGGCGGCCATCCGGAGCAGCGACCCCCGCGGAGGGAGCGTGGTCCTCGGCCAGGTCGACAGCAGGCTCTCGCCGTACATCATCGACCTCCAGTCCATGCACCAGTTCAGACAAGACACAG GAACCATCCGTCCGGTCCGGAGGACCTTCTACGACCCGGCCTCCGCCCCGGGTCAGGGCTGGCAGTGGGAGTGGGAGAACGACGCGGGAACCTGGACGCCGTACGACATGGAGGTGGCCATCGCCATCGAGAGCGCCCACAGCCGCCAGCAGACCTGCCTGGACCTGACGCCGCTGGGCTTCTGCTACCTCATCGACTTTAAGAACATGACGCAG GTGAACCGGCAGAGCCAGCGGTGCCGGCGGATCCAGCGGCGCGCCGACCTGGCCTACCCGCTGGTGTCCGGCCCGCTGCCCGTCCCCAAAGGAGGCGCggtgggaggaggagggggccTGACAGGGGCCCTGCTGGGCGTCGGGGTATCTGGGGCCAGCATGGGGGTGGGAGGCCCCGTCACCTCTAACGGCGGCCTGCCGGTTCTGGGTCTGGGCCAGCCGTGTTCCTGCCAGCAGTGCATGCTGGTCCTGAGCGTGAAGAGCGgtgcaggagctgcagcaggcGCTGCAGCGGCCTTCCAGACTCTGAACAGGCGGGCTCTAACCATGCAGCGCCCCAAGAACTTGGCCCCCCCCGCGTTGCGCCCCCTCAGCCCGTCTAAGTCGGCAACTCTGGGGCGGGGCCTGCAGCAGAGCCCCGCCTACTACCAGACTCTGCCGCATGGCCTCGCCATCACCAAGAACACGGCGTCGCCGCGGAGGAACGCCCAGCTGTTCGCCCAGTCGCTGGCCGCCCTCACCGCCGGCGCCTCTTCCATGGGTCTCTCAACGCCTTCCAGCAGGCCACCGCCGCCTGCGCTGCCGCCGCCGCAGCCGCCCGCCTCCAACCAGAACCCGCCCTCTATTCCGCCCaagctctcctcctcctcttcctcagccaCAGAACCGGTACCGACCGCCACGCTGATCACCCCCGCCAGCGGCGTCACCACGCCCCCCTCCCCGGTGCCGTCTCCATCGCCCGTGGTGATGAAGCCGCAACGCACGCCATCGTCGACGGCGGCGTGCCACGCCCCCTTACCGCAGCGGTCCAGCTTGGCCGGGCTGAGCAGGCCGGCGCTGCAGAGGATCGCCATGGCGCAGTCCAGAGCGCTCATAGCCTCAGG CGTTCCCACCGTGCCGGTGAAGAACCTGAACGGGTCCAGCCCGGTCCACCCCGCGTTGGCCG GGATCACCGGGATCCTGATGAGCGCCGCGGCGCTGCCCGTGTGCCTGACCCGGCCGCCCAAGCTGGTGCTGCACCCCCCACCCGTCAGCAAGAGCGACATCAAGCCGGTACCGGGCTTCAACCACTCCTGCAGGAAGACCACCAAGAAGCAGGTCCGCAAAG gtaaAACTCCAGAGGAGGTTGTGAAGAAATACCTGCAGAAAGTAAAAAGTCCTCCAGAGGAG GACTGCACCATCTGCATGGAGCCACTTGGGGGCCCGTCCGGGTACAAAGGTCCGGGCGTTGGACCCGTCTCCAAGGCAGAGTCGGTGGGTCGGCTCGCCCAGTGCGGACACCAGTACCACTTCCAGTGTCTGGTGGCGATGTACAACAACGGCAACAAGGACGGCAG CCTCCAGTGTCCCACCTGTAAGACCATCTACGGCGTGAAGACCGGCAACCAGCCAGCCGGGAAGATGGAGTACCACGTCATCCCCCACTCCTTACCGGGTCACCCCGACTGCAAGAGCATCCGCATCATCTACAACATACCGCCAGGGATCCAG GGACCAGAGCACCCCAACCCGGGGAAGCCCTTCACTGCCAGAGGCTTCCCGCGACACTGCTACCTCCCAGACAGCGAGAAGGGACGCAAG GTTCTGAGGCTGCTGCTGGTGGCATGGGACCGCCGGCTCATCTTCTCCGTCGGAACCTCCAGCACCACGGGAGAATCCGACACCGTCATCTGGAACGAG GTCCACCACAAGACGGAGTTCGGGTCCAACCTGACGGGCCACGGATTCCCCGACCCGGGTCACCTGGACAACGTGTTAGAGGAGCTCCGAGCTCAGGGCATCACAGAGGAAGATGCACTGGTAGAGAagtga